In Bacillota bacterium, the DNA window TGGATTATTTGGTTGATGACTTATACGCTACAATATTGAACCAGGAACAGAGTTTAAACATTTATACCAAGGAAAGGGAGTTAAAACAATATTCGCTTAGCTTGGAACGGGTTAGAGTGGGCTTGGGTAGGAGTAACCAGCTTCAAATTGATCAACTGTCTACAGATTTGGCCGGTATGAACCAAAAAGTTGATGAACTCAATAGCTCAATTAAGGCGTCCAAGGGGAACTTGAATGACATGATGGGGAGAGACTATGATGATCCTTTAACCTTGACCCCCTTTGAAGTTTCTGCAACTGCCGACATACCGGAATATGACATCCTATTAATAAGAGCCACTGATGCGTATGACACCATTGATGAAATAAAAAGGGATATTGAAGAGAGAAAAGATGATTTGGATTATGTGGATGATGATAATTACCAGGAAGAACTATTGGAACTGGAGATCGATCAAAAGCAATTACAGCTAAAGGATGAGAAAACCCAACTGGTTGAAACTATAAACAATCTCATGTCAAATGTTACATCCAAACAGGAAAGCTACCAAATATCCCTAACTAACTATGAAAAGGCAAAGAAAGATTATGAGCGGAATGAGAAAAAGTTTGAGATGGGCCGAATTTCGAAACTGGATCTGATGCAAAGTGAGTTGGATTACTTGAACAGTGAAAATGAAAAAATATCTGCCTCATATGATTTTCATTTAGCTCAGAGAGCATTGGAATTAGCGGAAGAAGGGGTGTTGATATAATGGGACAAGGGGGATATGTCCCCTGTCCCATGGAAAGTATCAGCGGTTAAAGGGGGCAAGCAAGAACCGTCCCTACTTGCTATTCATCTATTGGGATGGTAACGGTTGAAGACACGCCGTCCTTTTCATTATTTATATATATTTGTCCCTGGTATATCTGCAAAATTCGCTGTACAATGGTCAGTCCCAGACCGTGTTTACCTTTCATTCCCTTATGAAAAGGCTGATATAGTTGCTCCAAAACATGGGGCTCAATCTTAGAGCCGTCGTTATAAAAGTATAAAACAATCTCTGACTCATTATTCACGTAAAGGCTGATCTCTAAAAGAGAGACAGCATGGCGGAGATGATTGTCCAGCAAATTTTCAAACATCACCCGCAAGGTATCTTCATCCCCATTAATGGTTACCGGATGTAGGTTCAACTTCCATTTAATTTCCGGTCTTTGGAATTTTATTCGCTCAGAAATTTTCTCAATCAGATAACACAGATTTACTTCTTCGCTAACAGGGTTTTGGTTGGTCAGGTAGTCCAAACGAGTTAAATAAAGCAGTTTTTTGATAAGCTTTTCCAGACGTTCCCCTTCCTCATCTATTACCCGGACGCTGCCCGCCAGGCCACCTTGGGGATAGATACCATCCTGCATAGCCCGGGCATAACTGCGGATAACCATGACCGGTGTTTTCAGCTCATGGGAGATGTTCTGCAGCATGGATTGCTGGGTTTCATCCTGCCGAACAAGATGCTGGCGCATAATTTCAATGGAGTGCCCCAACTGACCTATTTCATCCCCTTGTTTAACGCTAATAGGTTCATGCCAGTTGCGATTAGCTATACGTTTAACGTGCTTTTGCATTCTAATCAACGGCCGGGCAAGGTAACGTGCTAGTAGGAGAGATGCAAGCCAACTGAGTACCAGGGCAATACCAGCGTAAAGCATCATTCTAAGTAATATAGACCTAACAAACTTGTCCTCTTCAGATTTTCGTAAAAATGTAACTTGATACAGAGGACGACCGTAAGCCATGTCTTTTTGAATGCCATAACGAAAATGAATCTCGCCATTAGTGCTCTCATAAAGCTTTCTGGATGATTGTTGCGACGCGGCATTTTGTTTTATTTCTTGCAATAGAGATGGCGGCAGAAACTGTTGCACGCGCGAAGGAATAGTTGTGTTATCTTCAAGGATAATGAAGCCGCGAATGTGAAAATCACGAATCTGGAGAAAAGAAGGTAATGGTTCTTTATTAACATCTTTTTGGGGTGACGGAACAGGCGGTTCACCTAAGGTACTTGTAAAGAAATTACGAGTTATGGAAGGTACAAATAGTAATACAACTAAGTAAAGCAATAAGCTGACCAGAGAGAAGGCCAGCCATAGTTTTACTGTTAAGGAAAGGTTTCTCATTGTGAAGGTACCCTGTATCCGAAACCATAGATGGTTTCAATATTTAGTTTAGGTAACTTTTTTCTCAACCGCCGTACCAGATCATCCACTGACCTGTCAGTACCTACATAATCCGATCCCCATACGCGGTCAATAATTTGATCCCGGGATAAGGCCTGTCCCTTATGTTTACTGAACAGCAAAGCCAGATCATATTCCTTTGACGTTAACTCAACTATACCATTATCCATACGGACTTCACGCTTGCCTTCATCCAGTATATAGATGCTTAAATTAATGACATTGTTATTGGGCTCACTGGAAGTATATACCCTCTCCAATACCCGGTGCACTCGTATGACTAGCTCCCGGGGTAAAAAAGGTTTGGGTAGGTAATCATCACTACCCATTTCCAGGCCGATAATACGATCAATATCGGCATCCCGGGCAGAAATGAATATTACAGGAACATTTCGGTGTTTTTCTTTTATACGGCGCAATAGCTGGTAACCGTCGATGTCGGGCAGCATAATATCAATGATCCAGAGGTCCGGGTGTTCTTCGATGGCGTTTAATGCAGATTCACCATCGGTAAAAGGTTTTACCTCCCACCCTTCTTTTTCTAAGTATGAAGTTATTATTTGGTTTAAATTTATTTCATCATCAACCAAGTAAATGCGATACAACGTTAAGCCCTCCTCTTTCTAAGAGGTATTATATCAGAAAATATACTCTTTTCCCCAAAAGGGAACATTGTTATTTGTCCCCTTTCATTATAATGTACAAGTAGAATGCGGAACAATTGTCAAGAAATTGTGGTAAATAGTGAAATTATAGCGATCGGGCTGATCCCAAACAGGGGAAAATTACGAAGGAATTTCCTTCGGGTAATTAGAAGTTAAATAAGGGACAGGGCTCTGTCCCTTCAAACCCCGAAGGGGCATGCAAGAACCGACCCCACTTGCTAAGGGAGGCTTAAAAATACATGACTTCACAAACAGTTGATGCCAGGCATCTGGCAGGACTTAAACAAGTACTCCAATACGTGGAAGCTATAGGATTGCCGGCAAAACTCATTAAAAAAGACGAAGAAACACCTTTTAGTGCATTATTTGTACAGTTGGAAAAGGATTTTAAAGCAAGGGACAGGATAATTAATTTTACTTTTTTGCCATTTTGCGAAGAGGAGTTAGACCATATTAGCCTGCTGCAGATGTATTCCATTCTACCTTGTGATAATCCCGTGAATTTGGAGACTTTGGAAAAGCTTTTACTGGCTATAAACAGCCAGTTGTCCATTGGACATCTGGGTATAAATAACAATAACCAAATCTATCTAAGGTATGTTTATTCTATAAATAAATCTTCGCCTGTGAGTCAAGGGGAAATTTCCGAGGTCATTCTTTTGTTTAATTACATACTGGATGTTTACGGAGATATAATTGATAGTGCTGCTGCAGGGGAAAAGGATTTTGAGACCGCACTGGCGGAATTAAGCCGGATATAAATATAAAAGTGATAAATTAACTTGACAAAGGGTTATTATGTAAATATCATTTTTTATTGGAAGAAAATAATAATATGCAATAAGAACAGGGGGGAATATTATGGTGAGTACAAACAAACCAGAAACCAGGGAGTTTCAGGCTGAGGTTAAGCAACTTTTGGACATTGTTATTAATTCACTCTATACCGACCGCGAGGTTTTCTTGCGCGAACTCATATCCAACTCTGCAGATGCCTTGGAGAAGTTGCGGTATTTAAAGGTTACGGAGAAGGACATTCACGGTGAAGATCTACCTCTGCAAATAAACATTGAACTGGATGAGTCCGCAGGTACTGTGTCTGTTATCGATACAGGTATCGGAATGACACAGGATGAGCTGCTGGAAAACCTGGGTACCATAGCCCATTCGGGGTCGCGTGCCTTTATACAACATTTGATCGACAGTGACAAAAAGGACGTTAATTTAATCGGTCAATTTGGACTGGGTTTTTATGCTTCTTTTATGGCGGCGGATAAGGTAACAGTTTATACACGCTCTTACCGCCCCAATGCAAAAGGTTGTATATGGACTTCAGAAGGTAGTGGTACTTTTACTATTGAAGAAACCCCTGACCTTCCCCGCGGCACCAAAGTGGTATTGCACCTAAAGGATGATGCCGAGGAATTTGCAAATACAGATACAATTAAACGAATCATCAAACAGTATTCTGGTTTTGTGCCTTTCCCCATCATCTTAGAGGGTGAAAAGGTTAATACTGTTCAGGCTCTGTGGGCAAAGAACAAGAATGAGGTTGCGGAAGAAGACTATGTAGAATTTTACAAATACATTGCCAATGATTTTGATGAGCCTCTCTTCCGTTTTCACCTTACCTTGGATGCTCCCCTGGCCGTTAATGCTCTCTTATTTGTTCCCAAGAATAATTTTGAACAGCACGGATTCGGCCGCATGGAGCCGGGGGTTAATGTTTATTGCAGAAAAGTATTGATCCAGGAAAAGTTTGAGGGGATCTTACCCGAATGGCTGCGCTTTTTACGCGGGGTAGTAGACAGCGAGGAGCTACCTCTTAACGTATCCAGAGAAAACATGCAGGACAGTGCACTGCTGTCTAAATTGCGCCGCGTTATAAGCGGACGCGTGCTTAGCTTCCTAAATGAAAAAGCCCGGAAAGAACCGGAAAGCTACCGCGATTTCTGGGATAAATTTGCTATGTTTATTAAAGAAGGAGCGGCATCTGACTTTAGCCATAGAGATAAACTGGTTAAGCTGCTACGCTTTGAATCTTCTAAGTCCGAACCCGGTGCACTTGTATCCCTTGATGATTATATAGAACGTATGCAGGAGGGCCAGGAGGCCATCTATTATATCAACGGGCCCACCAGGGAAACCATAGAATCCGGCCCTTATCTGGAAGCATTTCGCGAGCAGGGGTTGGAAGTAATTTATACCAGTGAAGCGGTGGATGATTACATTTTCGGCCAGTTAGGTGAGTATGAAGGGAAAAAATTAATGTCGGCCGATCAGGATGACCTGGAATTGCCCGGTGAGAAGAAAACCCCCGCTGGTGAAGCTCTTGCGGAAGATGAATTAAAGGCCTTGACCATATGGTTAAAGGAAAAGCTTGGGGACGATAAAGTTTCCGAGGTCCGCCAGTCAGAGCGATTGGTGGACAGCCCTGCCATGGTGTTAAGTCCGGGTGGGGTTACTGGTAGCATGCAAAGAATGATGCAGTTAATGCAAAAGGATGTAAATAATGTAAGCCCCAAGGTGTTGGAAATAAACCCCCGACACTCTATTATCCACGGTCTTAATGATTTAAGACAAAAAGATGAAGAATTTGCCCGTGTGGTTGGTGAGCAGCTGTTTGATAATGCTTTAATTGCCGCCGGGCTTATGCTGGAACCCCGGCAAATGGTTAACCGTATTAACGGCATCTTAGAGCGCACACTAACCTAGGTGCGGATAAAACTTGGCGTGGATAAACTTTAACCCGGCACCGCCGGGTTATTTTTATCCTTTTCAGCCTAATTGTTTTATTTGTTGGAATTGCAGTCGCCGGAGCTCTTTTAGTCTGCACTTTAGTTTGTACTTTTCCTCAGTATCCAAAACATCCTGTATTTGTTGCTTTAGCCTGTGTATTTCCTCTTTTGTGCTGTTGACAGTTTCCAGGAGTTCGTCACTGCAATCAGTCACGGTAATCCCCTCCATTAAAAAGGAACATTTTCATTCACCTCAGATTACTTAGGGTTTCTTTTTTTAAAAAATCCTCCCACCCCTATTAAAATTAAAGCTGCAACTGCCAGGAAAGGTAGTAAAGGACTGTCCCGTGTTAAAAGGCCTAAGGCAAGACCAATGCCGCCTAAGAAAAAAGTAAAAACACCTAAACAGAGAATTAACTCTCCAAACCTATATATCTTTATCCCCTCCCTATCACCGCTAATAGCCGATTTTACTTTATTATAAAATAAAATGCAGAATACCTGCCAGACATTTAAATCCTTTTTCCGTATAATAAAAGAGATGGGATGTTAGACTAAGCGGCAAAGGAGGTTAAAGATATGTTCAAACACGATAAGCATTTACTGGAAATGGTAAGAGTAGAGCGTCCCAATCCTCAATACGCCGCGATGCTTCAGGAACAGTTAGGCGGGCCTCAAGGCGAGTTGAAAGCGGCACTACAATATGTGTCACAGAGTTTTCGTATTAAGGACCCTGAGATTAAAGACCTATTTTTAGATATTGCATCTGAAGAATTTAGCCATATGGAAATGGTTGCCACTGCGGTGAACTTGCTAAATGGTCATGACATTGATGCGCAGGGGACACAGCCGTCAGGAAACATTGAAGCTAATGTGCTTACCGGCCTGGCACCGTATTTAACCAACGGTTCAGGTGTACCTTTTACGGCAGCCTATGTTAATGTAACCGGTGATCTTGCGGCCGATATTCTTTCCAATATTGCGGCAGAGCAACGTGCCAAGGTGGTTTATGAATACCTTCACCGGCAAATAAATGACAGGCATGTAAGGCAGACTATAGACTTTCTTCTTAACAGGGAAGAAGCCCATAACACCTTATTCCGGCAAGCCTTTCAAAAAATACAAGACAGTGGGTCTAACCGGGATTGGGGTGTGGACCAGAATGCCAGGCTGTACTTTGATCTTTCCCCAGGGGTCAATCACTTTCACGTCCATTCCCCTCATCCCCCGGCTTTCCAAAACCCCAACTTTGCACAATAATAAAAGCCGCTGCTACTGCAGCGGCTTTTTAATGTCTGGGAGTTTAAAGAAGTAGATAAATTATTTTCAGACAGAGGTATGGACAAGGAATAGTAGAAATATAACTTTAACCGACGCAAAGCAGAGGTAATGCAAAATGACTTTATGGTACATATTTTTTACAGCAGTTGTGGTAGGGCTTTCCGGTGCCATGATGCCCGGTCCGCTTTTGACTGTTACCATCACCGAGACTGCCAGGCGAGGGTTTATTGCCGGCCCTCTCCTAATTCTGGGGCACGCGATTTTGGAAGGTGCACTGCTCATTGCTCTGGGGCTGGGCTTGGGATCCTTTCTTACCGAACCTACTGTAAGTATTTCTATTGCTATGATAGGGGGGCTGTTTTTAGCCTGGATGGGATTTCAAATGGCTAAAGACTCATATCGTGAAAGAGTAAAACTAAAGGATTTTGAAGACATTGAACCCATCTCTCAAAGTAATTCAATGCACCCCATTCTGGCGGGTATACTAGTTAGTCTTTCCAACCCCTATTGGACTCTTTGGTGGGCTACCATTGGCCTCGGCTACATTACCATGTCTCTAAAATATGGTTTGGCAGGAATAATATCTTTTTTTACCGGTCATATTTTAGCCGACCTAGGATGGTACTCCCTGGTGTCAGCCGGTGTGGTGAGCGGCAAACGCTTTCTCTCTCAAAGTGTTTACCGTATCATTATTATCATCTGTGGAGTATTCTTATTATTTTTAGGCGTAAGCTTTATATACTACGGGCTAACTTCTACGTTAAGTGTGAACCACTAAAGGATAATTTTGTTTAATGGAGAATAATTACCTCCAAGGAATGTTTTTGCAGGAGGGATAGAAAAGTTAAAATATGACTATAAAAAGTTATAAATAACTATTTGCTATTTATAGATATCAATGCCAATAAACGCATACTATAAATAGCAAAGGTGTGATTATATGAACTACTATCCAGTCGGTGAGTTTGCAAAAAGAATCAATCTAACTCATCAAACTTTAAGAAACTAACTAGTAGAATTTATTGCATCACTGTATAACTGTGAAATTGAAGTTGTCGACCACACAGAAAAGACAGAAGAACAGGAGTTAGTTGAGGATCTAATTGAGATTGTGACTGTCTTTAGCTGTTGGTTACAGGGCAAACGAGCGAACAAAGCCAAGAAACTCCTGCAGGAGCTGAAAGAAAATGATTAAAGCATTTAAGGTTCAACTCATACCAACAAAGGAACAAGAAGAAAAGTTCCGCCAGTCAGCAGGGGTAGCTCGCTGGGCCTATAACTATGCACTGGGTAAGCAGTTAAAGAATTTTGAAGAAGGTAATAAATTCATTCGCGAAGGGGAAATCCGCAAAGAAATAACAACCTTAAAAAAGACTAATGAATACGCATGGTTAGGCGATGTATCAGCCCAAATACCCAAGCAGGCCGTAAGGGACTTAGACCAAGCCTACAAACGTTTCTTTAAAATTCAGCAGGAAACCACAGAAAAATACACTCCCAAGACCATCGAAAAAGCCAAGAGAACTGGTAAAAAACTCACCGCTTATGACTTAAATGGACATCCAAAGTTTAAGAGTAAACATAAGAGTATGCCGAGGTTTTTCCAGCGTGAAGACAAGCTGGTAATCTCTAACAGCAAGGTAAAGTTAGAGAAAATCGGTTGGGTTAAAATTGCGGAAAAAGACCGTATTCCAGCAGGCAAATACAGTAACCCACGAGTGAGCTTTGACGGGTTCTATTGGTATATTTCCGTTGGTATTGAGCTAGAAAACAACATTAAATTTCAACCTGAAACTGAAGGCATTGGCATTGACGTAGGAGTAAAGGATTTAGCCATTCTCAGCAGCGGCGAAAAAATAAAAAACATTAACAAAACAAAAGAAATTCGCCGGTTAACTAAAAAACTTAAACGACTACAGCGACAGACAAGTCGGCAGTATGAGAAACTTAAAAAGAAAGGTGGTGAAAACCGTTACAGAAAGACTTGCAACCTATTAAAACTGGAAAAGAAAATACTTTCTATCCACCGGAGGCTAAAAAATATCCGTCTTAATCACGTTCATCAGGCCACAGCCAAGCTGGTGAAAGCCAAGCCAGCTTTTATTGCCATCGAAGACTTAAACATTAATGGCATGATGAAAAACAAGCACTTAGTTCGCGCCGTTCAAGAACAAAAACTTTATACTTTTAAGCGTCAGCTAAGTTATAAATGTGATTGGAACGGAATCCCACTGGTACTGGCAGACCGGTTCTATCCAAGCAGTAAGCAGTGCAGTCATTGTGGTTCGATTAAAAAGGACTTGAAATTATCTGACCGTACTTATTATTGCAAGCATTGCGGCTTGAATATTAACCGGGATGTAAACGCCAGTATTAATCTCAAACACTACGGATTAAAACAATTCGCAAGTTAGCATCTAAAAGCACTTGCGGATATGTACCGATTCGTTAGTCGGGAATTTAAGCCTTTGGAGAGCTATATCAAACGGGAGTAGCTTCGGCAAAACCGGGCTCGATGAATTAGGAAGTGGAAACTTGTAAGTTTTTATAGGTTTTCTGTAACGGTTTTACATTTGACTAAACACGTGCACATTTCAGGCCGGGTGCAGGGTGTGTATTTCAGGGACAGTACAAAGGAACAAGCCGATAAACTTGGCCTTACCGGCTGGGTGCGAAATCTACCGGACGGAAGAGTGGAAGCAGTTTTTCAGGGGAATGAAAATAAAATAGAAAAAATGCTGGAATGGTGCTGGGAAGGGTCACCCATGTCCAGAGTTGAGGGCGTATACGTAGAAGATATGGGCGATTCAAAAGAGTTGGCTGAATTCAGGATCACCAAATGAGATAAGAAATTTGGATCTCGTAGAATAGGGATGGAAGGCAGCTGCAAGCCTGTGGTTCACAGGTATCCCAGTTGCCTTTTTTACATGGTTCACTTCCTTGCTACCATAAGCCCATTGCCAATTATGGGCAGTTTTTATTATAATCATAATTAGCATTTTTTTGTGAGGTAATCAACGTGAAACGCAAAATATGGCGCGTCAAAAAAATAGATCCGCTTCTCAAGTCAATTTTATCAGAAAAGTTGGGTGTTTCACCTATTGTGGCCCAACTTTTGATTAACCGGGGCATTTACACGGTTGATGCAGCAAGGAATTTTCTTTCCACCGATTTAAATGCAGTTAGCCGGCCGGAATTATTAAAGGATATAGATAAGGCAGTTAAACGTATTTGCACAGCGCTGGAAAAGCAGGAGAAGATACTTATATACGGTGATTATGACGCCGACGGTATCACAGCCACTGCTCTTTTGGTAAACTTCCTGCGTCGGCTAGGGGGAATTGTTAATTATTTTGTTCCGCACCGTATTAATGAAGGATACGGGTTACACCTGCGTGCGCTGGACAGAGCAAAGGAAACCGGCCATACTCTGGTAATTACAGTGGATTGTGGAATTAGTGCATTTGATACGGTGAAAAAAAATCTAGAAAGCAATGGGCCGGATATAATTATTACGGATCACCATGAACCCCCAGAGGTACTACCCCCGGCTTTGGCTGTAATTAATCCCAAAAGACCTGATTGTGATTATCCGTTTAAGGAACTGGCCGGGGTAGGAGTAGCTATGAAGCTCGGTCAGGCCGTGGAAAAAGTTACAGGCGGCACGAGTGACATGTGGAAGGATTTTTTGGATTTAGTTTGTTTGGGAACAGTGGCTGATGTGGTTCCGTTAAAGGGAGAAAACAGGATTCTCGTCAAAATCGGTCTGCCGGCCCTGGCAAATACTGATAATGTAGGATTACAAGCGCTATTAAACGCCAGTTCGATAAAAACTGACCATTTGGATACGCGGCAGGTGGCATTTGCCATGGCGCCTCGTTTAAATGCTGCCGGAAGGCTGGGTGATGCCTGCTTAGCAGTGGATCTTTTACTGTCGGATAATTATGAAGATGCTGTGGAGATTACATCTCAACTAAACAGTAGTAACCAGCGGCGTCAAAAAGTGGGGTCCATGGTATTGGCAGAAGCTATGGATATGCTGGAGAGCCGTCCTGAACTGGCGGAGAAGAAGGTTCTGGTACTGGGGTCTGAAACGTGGCATCCCGGGGTGATAGGTATAGTTGCATCACGGATTGTAGAAAAATTTTATCGTCCTACACTCCTTGTTTCTTTGGACGGGGATACGGGTAAAGGATCTGCCCGCAGCATATCGGGTTTTCACATGTATAAGGCATTAGAACACTGCAAAGATAAACTTTCAGCCCACGGCGGTCATGCTCTGGCAGCTGGTTTTTCCCTTCCTGCCGATAATTTGGAAGCCTTTAGGGAAGCGATCAATAATTATGCTGAAACTGTGCTTAAGCCTGAATCCATGATCCCGAATATTGAATTGGATGCCCTCATTTCTCTTGCAGATATTAATGCAGAACTGATTGAACAGTTAGATGAATTGTGGCCTTATGGTCAAGGAAATCCTTACCCTTTATTTGGATGTCACGAGGTTTCATTACTTAATTATAGGGGCGTGGGCAAAGAAGGGGCACATCTTAAAATGATGGTCAAGGAAGGGCAGGTGACTTTGGACGGTATAGGGTTTAACTTAGGCTCATATGCTGAAACGCTTGCCACCAGGGATGTGGAC includes these proteins:
- a CDS encoding TolC family protein, producing the protein MYMRKKLILLLSVIFALSGLCTGYASENVSESTTEDIGENVITLEQAKELAGNKCRDLTRYEISTEIAKYQLYRADDQYDDASHEMDNSMYRLNNLNEQYSDLQEQLNKPDADAEDIKAVMESIQNQIETIWEQLDQESDSVESLLDRKRDAETQHNQAVIDEENYQKRLDYLVDDLYATILNQEQSLNIYTKERELKQYSLSLERVRVGLGRSNQLQIDQLSTDLAGMNQKVDELNSSIKASKGNLNDMMGRDYDDPLTLTPFEVSATADIPEYDILLIRATDAYDTIDEIKRDIEERKDDLDYVDDDNYQEELLELEIDQKQLQLKDEKTQLVETINNLMSNVTSKQESYQISLTNYEKAKKDYERNEKKFEMGRISKLDLMQSELDYLNSENEKISASYDFHLAQRALELAEEGVLI
- a CDS encoding HAMP domain-containing histidine kinase codes for the protein MRNLSLTVKLWLAFSLVSLLLYLVVLLFVPSITRNFFTSTLGEPPVPSPQKDVNKEPLPSFLQIRDFHIRGFIILEDNTTIPSRVQQFLPPSLLQEIKQNAASQQSSRKLYESTNGEIHFRYGIQKDMAYGRPLYQVTFLRKSEEDKFVRSILLRMMLYAGIALVLSWLASLLLARYLARPLIRMQKHVKRIANRNWHEPISVKQGDEIGQLGHSIEIMRQHLVRQDETQQSMLQNISHELKTPVMVIRSYARAMQDGIYPQGGLAGSVRVIDEEGERLEKLIKKLLYLTRLDYLTNQNPVSEEVNLCYLIEKISERIKFQRPEIKWKLNLHPVTINGDEDTLRVMFENLLDNHLRHAVSLLEISLYVNNESEIVLYFYNDGSKIEPHVLEQLYQPFHKGMKGKHGLGLTIVQRILQIYQGQIYINNEKDGVSSTVTIPIDE
- a CDS encoding response regulator transcription factor, which produces MYRIYLVDDEINLNQIITSYLEKEGWEVKPFTDGESALNAIEEHPDLWIIDIMLPDIDGYQLLRRIKEKHRNVPVIFISARDADIDRIIGLEMGSDDYLPKPFLPRELVIRVHRVLERVYTSSEPNNNVINLSIYILDEGKREVRMDNGIVELTSKEYDLALLFSKHKGQALSRDQIIDRVWGSDYVGTDRSVDDLVRRLRKKLPKLNIETIYGFGYRVPSQ
- the htpG gene encoding molecular chaperone HtpG gives rise to the protein MVSTNKPETREFQAEVKQLLDIVINSLYTDREVFLRELISNSADALEKLRYLKVTEKDIHGEDLPLQINIELDESAGTVSVIDTGIGMTQDELLENLGTIAHSGSRAFIQHLIDSDKKDVNLIGQFGLGFYASFMAADKVTVYTRSYRPNAKGCIWTSEGSGTFTIEETPDLPRGTKVVLHLKDDAEEFANTDTIKRIIKQYSGFVPFPIILEGEKVNTVQALWAKNKNEVAEEDYVEFYKYIANDFDEPLFRFHLTLDAPLAVNALLFVPKNNFEQHGFGRMEPGVNVYCRKVLIQEKFEGILPEWLRFLRGVVDSEELPLNVSRENMQDSALLSKLRRVISGRVLSFLNEKARKEPESYRDFWDKFAMFIKEGAASDFSHRDKLVKLLRFESSKSEPGALVSLDDYIERMQEGQEAIYYINGPTRETIESGPYLEAFREQGLEVIYTSEAVDDYIFGQLGEYEGKKLMSADQDDLELPGEKKTPAGEALAEDELKALTIWLKEKLGDDKVSEVRQSERLVDSPAMVLSPGGVTGSMQRMMQLMQKDVNNVSPKVLEINPRHSIIHGLNDLRQKDEEFARVVGEQLFDNALIAAGLMLEPRQMVNRINGILERTLT
- a CDS encoding manganese catalase family protein — translated: MFKHDKHLLEMVRVERPNPQYAAMLQEQLGGPQGELKAALQYVSQSFRIKDPEIKDLFLDIASEEFSHMEMVATAVNLLNGHDIDAQGTQPSGNIEANVLTGLAPYLTNGSGVPFTAAYVNVTGDLAADILSNIAAEQRAKVVYEYLHRQINDRHVRQTIDFLLNREEAHNTLFRQAFQKIQDSGSNRDWGVDQNARLYFDLSPGVNHFHVHSPHPPAFQNPNFAQ
- a CDS encoding lysine transporter LysE, which codes for MTLWYIFFTAVVVGLSGAMMPGPLLTVTITETARRGFIAGPLLILGHAILEGALLIALGLGLGSFLTEPTVSISIAMIGGLFLAWMGFQMAKDSYRERVKLKDFEDIEPISQSNSMHPILAGILVSLSNPYWTLWWATIGLGYITMSLKYGLAGIISFFTGHILADLGWYSLVSAGVVSGKRFLSQSVYRIIIIICGVFLLFLGVSFIYYGLTSTLSVNH
- a CDS encoding IS200/IS605 family element transposase accessory protein TnpB, with the translated sequence MIKAFKVQLIPTKEQEEKFRQSAGVARWAYNYALGKQLKNFEEGNKFIREGEIRKEITTLKKTNEYAWLGDVSAQIPKQAVRDLDQAYKRFFKIQQETTEKYTPKTIEKAKRTGKKLTAYDLNGHPKFKSKHKSMPRFFQREDKLVISNSKVKLEKIGWVKIAEKDRIPAGKYSNPRVSFDGFYWYISVGIELENNIKFQPETEGIGIDVGVKDLAILSSGEKIKNINKTKEIRRLTKKLKRLQRQTSRQYEKLKKKGGENRYRKTCNLLKLEKKILSIHRRLKNIRLNHVHQATAKLVKAKPAFIAIEDLNINGMMKNKHLVRAVQEQKLYTFKRQLSYKCDWNGIPLVLADRFYPSSKQCSHCGSIKKDLKLSDRTYYCKHCGLNINRDVNASINLKHYGLKQFAS
- a CDS encoding acylphosphatase, whose translation is MTKHVHISGRVQGVYFRDSTKEQADKLGLTGWVRNLPDGRVEAVFQGNENKIEKMLEWCWEGSPMSRVEGVYVEDMGDSKELAEFRITK
- the recJ gene encoding single-stranded-DNA-specific exonuclease RecJ, with product MKRKIWRVKKIDPLLKSILSEKLGVSPIVAQLLINRGIYTVDAARNFLSTDLNAVSRPELLKDIDKAVKRICTALEKQEKILIYGDYDADGITATALLVNFLRRLGGIVNYFVPHRINEGYGLHLRALDRAKETGHTLVITVDCGISAFDTVKKNLESNGPDIIITDHHEPPEVLPPALAVINPKRPDCDYPFKELAGVGVAMKLGQAVEKVTGGTSDMWKDFLDLVCLGTVADVVPLKGENRILVKIGLPALANTDNVGLQALLNASSIKTDHLDTRQVAFAMAPRLNAAGRLGDACLAVDLLLSDNYEDAVEITSQLNSSNQRRQKVGSMVLAEAMDMLESRPELAEKKVLVLGSETWHPGVIGIVASRIVEKFYRPTLLVSLDGDTGKGSARSISGFHMYKALEHCKDKLSAHGGHALAAGFSLPADNLEAFREAINNYAETVLKPESMIPNIELDALISLADINAELIEQLDELWPYGQGNPYPLFGCHEVSLLNYRGVGKEGAHLKMMVKEGQVTLDGIGFNLGSYAETLATRDVDLAFIPAVNQWNGRKTLQLEVKEIQPAVTGIHPQQAREEENDCVSCAEPEQYTYMDNQKELFLPGFINKQLAKCAVSENGFNFPDITLSALPPAEHPFELDDRRNFPHCEEMLARVCTKQENTVVIVNCPYQAIELFSFLTRERVIAANTVVANPLLYGSTRDIINNNSSSGGQVSVLLSTADLLCLPKGFYVDNLVLYNLPYHPQEFYTLLSECKPARVCLLYNRKENELAEGYLHSMAPEREFMAGFYNYLRAASQAYQTGFSAADAISALAAKGLNGMHPFSIGVALKVFKELNLLNYQENNGFRFELYTAPKEKLRLEDSPTYSYLQGIKRYCIKWRRLGMDFEDISDLLELV